The Lycium barbarum isolate Lr01 chromosome 9, ASM1917538v2, whole genome shotgun sequence genome has a segment encoding these proteins:
- the LOC132611879 gene encoding receptor-like protein EIX2: MDVLTNLRSLDFRRNRLKGPFPSSFGNCTKLHKIDLAENEFVGNLPSWLAMRVPTLIVLILRSNKFDGELPRELCHIKDLQILDLANNTFIRIIPRCIGNFSAMVKQKMEVEEDNMFSYRGFTRFMRESATVATKGNIYQYDTILVLFTSMDMSSNNLSGDIPTSLTHLTRLRSFNFSKNNLTGKIPNDIGDMKVLESVDLSENQLSGQIPQSFTSFSTLSYLKLSDNNLSGKIPLSTQLQSFDPTSFQGNKLCGLSLLVNCSSGGKVLNVECEEDESDKDEVDWFYISMAIGFALSFWSVCGSLLFKRSWRHAYFRFLDRSWELLLAKALIR; the protein is encoded by the coding sequence ATGGATGTTTTGACTAATTTGCGATCCTTGGACTTCCGAAGAAATAGACTTAAAGGTCCATTTCCTTCATCCTTCGGAAACTGCACAAAACTACATAAAATAGATTTAGCTGAGAATGAGTTTGTTGGAAATTTACCATCTTGGTTGGCAATGAGGGTTCCAACCTTGATAGTCCTTATCCTTCGGTCAAATAAATTCGATGGTGAATTGCCTCGAGAACTTTGTCACATCAAAGATCTTCAGATCCTAGACCTTGCGAACAATACATTTATTAGAATCATACCAAGGTGTATTGGAAATTTCAGTGCAATGGTTAAACAAAAAATGGAAGTCGAAGAAGATAACATGTTTAGTTATCGTGGTTTTACTAGATTCATGAGAGAGAGTGCAACAGTGGCGACTAAAGGCAACATATACCAATATGACACTATTCTGGTGTTGTTTACGAGCATGGATATGTCTAGCAATAATCTTTCTGGAGACATTCCTACAAGTCTAACACATCTTACGAGATTAAGATCatttaatttttccaaaaataacCTAACTGGTAAGATTCCAAATGACATTGGTGACATGAAAGTATTGGAATCTGTAGATCTGTCAGAAAATCAACTTTCTGGTCAAATCCCACAAAGCTTTACGAGTTTTTCCACTTTGAGTTACTTGAAATTATCTGATAACAATTTATCAGGTAAGATACCATTGAGCACTCAACTTCAAAGCTTTGATCCCACGAGTTTTCAAGGAAACAAACTGTGTGGGCTTTCACTCTTGGTGAACTGCAGTTCAGGTGGTAAAGTTCTTAATGTTGAGTGTGAAGAAGATGAGAGTGACAAAGATGAAGTGGATTGGTTCTACATTTCAATGGCAATAGGATTTGCACTAAGCTTTTGGAGTGTATGTGGTTCATTGCTTTTCAAGAGATCATGGAGGCATGCTTATTTTCGTTTCTTAGACCGTAGCTGGGAATTGTTGCTTGCAAAGGCTCTGATACGTTGA
- the LOC132611880 gene encoding LRR receptor-like serine/threonine-protein kinase ERL1, with amino-acid sequence MHTMKVLAITLWVLLFFILTNTNFVVCVGICRENEQRALESLKKEVDDPSDLLSSWVVGNNCCEWEGVVCNNLTHHVIELHMHEQFSYDGSNYPRINSLEWLLSLLSIEYLEMYSVDLSKATNWLQVINMLPSLVDLSLVYCNLNHIQPLLHHNFSSLETLDLSWNNFSSPVPEWVFNLANLVSLHLSGSNFIGQFSQGPVNLTSLTTLKASGNSFNCLLPRWLFDLSNLEHIELTRSGNEGTIPSMCGNITKLKYLDLSENNLNSTIPNWLYRCKGLESIALGDNMLSGKLPDVIGKLGKLELLDLSLNLFEEEVYDLFNGRSNFVSAEMGNSSSLSYLSLENNKLTGTLPKSTLELPMLKYFFITNNRLEGVVTESHFSKLRQLLVFSASRNKLTLKLITNVDILDGGIQGEVPTWFWDLSSEIAHLNLSHNQFVGEVPIISAPSRGLSNFLCEAKNGPYSLYYLNLEGNKLSEEIPDCWMNWPVVSFNLEGE; translated from the exons ATGCACACCATGAAAGTGTTAGCAATAACATTATGGGTTCTCTTGTTTTTTATTTTGACAAACACCAACTTTGTCGTTTGTGTTGGGATTTGCAGAGAAAATGAGCAACGAGCTTTGGAGAGCTTGAAGAAAGAAGTAGACGATCCCTCGGATCTTCTCTCTTCTTGGGTTGTTGGAAATAATTGTTGTGAATGGGAAGGGGTCGTGTGCAACAATCTAACTCATCATGTGATTGAGCTACACATGCATGAGCAATTCTCCTACGATGGATCTAACTATCCAAGGATCAATAGCCTTGAGTGGCTGCTAAGTCTTTTGAGTATTGAGTACCTAGAGATGTATTCTGTGGATCTTAGCAAAGCAACTAACTGGCTACAGGTCATTAACATGCTTCCTTCTCTTGTTGATCTTAGTTTAGTTTATTGTAATCTTAATCATATACAACCTCTACTTCATCACAATTTTTCTTCACTTGAAACCCTCGATCTTTCCTGGAACAACTTTAGTTCTCCTGTTCCTGAATGGGTTTTCAACCTCGCTAATCTCGTTTCTCTTCATTTGAGTGGTAGTAATTTTATTGGCCAGTTTTCTCAGGGTCCAGTTAACTTGACTTCTCTCACAACCTTAAAGGCTTCTGGCAACTCTTTCAATTGTCTTTTACCCAGATGGTTGTTTGATCTAAGTAATCTTGAACATATTGAGCTAACCCGTAGTGGTAATGAAGGCACTATACCGAGTATGTGTGGAAACATAACAAAACTTAAATATCTCGATCTTTCTGAGAATAACCTCAACTCCACTATACCAAATTGGCTCTATCGATGCAAAGGTCTAGAATCAATTGCTCTTGGTGATAATATGCTTTCTGGAAAGTTACCAGATGTAATTGGAAAGTTAGGGAAATTAGAACTTCTTGATCTCTCATTAAATCTATTTGAGGAAGAAGTATATGACTTATTCAACGGTAGGAGTAATTTTGTTTCAGCGGAAATGGGAAATAGTTCTTCTTTGAGTTATTTGAGTCTCGAAAACAATAAACTCACTGGAACTCTTCCAAAAAGTACTCTTGAACTTCCAATGCTAAAATACTTTTTCATAACTAACAATAGGTTGGAAGGTGTTGTAACAGAAAGTCATTTCTCTAAATTAAGACAATTACTAGTCTTCTCTGCATCTAGAAACAAACTGACTTTAAAA CTGATAACGAATGTTGACATATTAGATGGTGGAATACAAGGTGAGGTTCCAACTTGGTTTTGGGACTTGTCTTCTGAAATTGCACATCTCAATCTTTCTCACAATCAATTTGTTGGTGAGGTTCCAATCATCTCAGCACCTTCAAG AGGTTTATCTAACTTCTTATGTGAAGCAAAGAATGGACCATATAGTTTGTATTACTTAAACCTTGAGGGAAACAAATTGTCAGAAGAAATTCCTGATTGTTGGATGAATTGGCCAGTTGTCAGTTTTAATCTTGAGGGAGAATAA